The following proteins are co-located in the Methanobrevibacter thaueri genome:
- a CDS encoding DUF7839 domain-containing protein: protein MKAFKKRGALTHFQILSEISKQDPHLKQKDLAKKLGITIQAVSENIKTLTELGYITSKDGRSPYKITQSGIDKVKKDAISLRKYSDSVLETMNHYKTIWPAIAKEELKKDDIVGLYMDDGVLYAHKKEENATGIVLDDAEENMDVSLTNLTGIIDMKVGEVTVINVPTIKDGGSKKCDLDLIKNVYEKGTNNNEIFNKVAVAGTVSRAVTNKLGISIDIEYAAPQASANAARKGLNVLAIVVGDMSKAFTRELESEKIKYNIIDGAL, encoded by the coding sequence ATGAAGGCATTTAAAAAAAGAGGAGCTCTTACACATTTCCAAATACTAAGTGAAATATCCAAACAAGACCCTCATCTCAAACAAAAAGATTTGGCTAAAAAATTAGGGATTACAATACAAGCAGTTTCAGAAAACATAAAAACATTAACCGAATTGGGCTATATAACTTCCAAAGACGGAAGATCACCATATAAGATTACACAATCAGGTATTGACAAGGTCAAAAAAGACGCAATAAGTCTTAGGAAATACTCCGATTCAGTGCTTGAAACAATGAACCACTATAAAACCATCTGGCCTGCAATCGCAAAAGAAGAACTTAAAAAGGACGACATTGTAGGATTATACATGGACGATGGTGTTTTATACGCTCATAAAAAAGAAGAAAACGCAACAGGAATCGTTCTAGACGATGCTGAAGAGAATATGGACGTTTCATTAACCAACCTAACCGGAATCATAGACATGAAAGTCGGTGAAGTTACTGTCATCAACGTTCCGACCATCAAGGACGGCGGATCCAAAAAATGTGACTTGGACTTGATTAAAAACGTTTATGAAAAAGGCACAAATAACAATGAAATATTCAACAAGGTTGCAGTGGCAGGTACAGTATCACGTGCAGTCACCAACAAGTTAGGAATAAGCATAGACATTGAATATGCCGCACCGCAGGCATCCGCAAATGCCGCCCGTAAAGGTTTGAATGTCCTTGCAATCGTCGTAGGTGACATGAGCAAAGCATTCACCCGTGAACTTGAAAGTGAAAAAATCAAATATAACATCATTGATGGCGCACTATAG
- the glf gene encoding UDP-galactopyranose mutase: protein MSDYKYVIVGAGLSGLTIAERIANELDEEVLIIEKRDHIGGNVYDFYKDGLLIQKYGPHIYHTKEKKVHDYLSQFTEWTDYVHRVLSCVDGKLVPMPICIDTLNQLYGLDLDENSMREWIDEHKEDIDEVKSSEDVVLKNAGRDIYNKLFKNYTEKQWGTSAANLSPSVISRIPFRFNHDTRYFDDPYQGMPKEGFTKMCENMIKSDKIHVGLKADYKDYIHRINYEKLIYTGPIDYFYDYKYGELLYRCLNFVYEILDEDSYQEVGVVNYPNHPYFTRITEFKKLTGQEVKGKTAIMKEYPGFNGEKCYPYPTQEYLDKFKLYEAEMEKEENVIFAGRLAKYKYYNMDLVVKDALEIFENEIK from the coding sequence ATGAGTGATTATAAATACGTTATTGTCGGAGCTGGGCTTTCCGGACTTACAATAGCTGAGAGAATTGCAAATGAATTGGATGAAGAAGTGTTAATTATTGAAAAGCGTGACCATATCGGTGGAAATGTCTATGATTTCTACAAGGACGGTCTTTTAATCCAAAAATATGGTCCTCACATTTACCATACCAAAGAGAAAAAGGTTCATGACTACCTGTCCCAATTCACGGAATGGACAGATTATGTGCACAGGGTCCTGAGCTGCGTTGACGGCAAACTCGTGCCCATGCCGATCTGCATTGACACATTGAACCAGTTATATGGCCTTGATTTGGATGAAAACTCAATGCGTGAATGGATAGATGAGCACAAGGAAGACATTGATGAGGTTAAAAGTTCCGAAGATGTCGTCCTAAAGAATGCAGGAAGGGACATATACAACAAGCTCTTCAAGAACTACACCGAAAAGCAGTGGGGAACATCCGCAGCAAATCTAAGCCCCTCTGTAATATCAAGGATACCATTCCGTTTCAATCATGACACACGCTACTTTGACGACCCATATCAGGGAATGCCAAAGGAAGGGTTTACAAAGATGTGTGAAAACATGATTAAATCCGACAAGATCCATGTCGGACTCAAGGCTGACTATAAGGATTACATCCACAGAATCAACTATGAAAAGCTGATTTACACTGGACCTATCGATTACTTCTATGACTATAAATACGGAGAACTGCTTTATCGCTGTTTGAACTTCGTTTATGAAATACTGGACGAAGACTCCTATCAGGAAGTTGGTGTTGTAAATTATCCAAACCATCCATACTTTACCCGCATAACCGAGTTTAAAAAATTGACTGGACAGGAAGTTAAGGGAAAAACCGCCATTATGAAGGAATATCCCGGATTCAATGGTGAGAAATGCTACCCATATCCGACCCAGGAATACCTTGACAAATTCAAGTTGTACGAAGCGGAAATGGAGAAGGAAGAAAACGTGATTTTTGCAGGAAGACTCGCTAAATACAAATACTACAATATGGATTTAGTTGTTAAAGATGCACTGGAAATATTTGAAAACGAGATAAAGTGA
- the recJ gene encoding single-stranded-DNA-specific exonuclease RecJ — MMQMPQLMSEQYAEAREIITSSDDIKVYSHIDCDGICSGAILSTILDRQNKEHEIEFVNLDVLDDIELTHELTIFSDLGSGQRIDTNAKNGQKIIILDHHPPLRDLDYREGKDYTYLEINPIHHGIDGSYCVCGGGLCYFLSKEFGYDDLSWIGLLSAVGDMQNTTTGHFEGLNEIIQQDAIDGGYLEVNKNDLNIYGRQTRPLFVALSYFSDVKLPITNNTNETMAVLEELGIEEKHKRKTLGQLTMEDKQKLYQYLSRSISQAVPGKYVKYISRLILGDSYTFLQEDKGSFLRDASEFSTAMNACGRNHKEEIAMEVLKGDRIESLDDLEAVSLEHRRNIAQAIEKVTADAESNIIELENLQYFDGTGIKPEIVGTITGMILGYCNWQKPIIGFTQTESDGLKVSLRCSRLLSYDGIHFGNIIRQVAGDVGGTGGGHSMACGAYIPLEKKEEFLSRFNNELNGKLIN, encoded by the coding sequence ATTATGCAAATGCCACAACTAATGTCTGAACAATACGCCGAAGCGCGTGAAATCATCACCTCATCAGATGACATTAAAGTGTACTCACATATCGACTGTGATGGAATATGTTCAGGCGCAATACTATCAACAATACTGGACAGACAGAACAAGGAACATGAAATCGAATTTGTCAATCTTGATGTGCTGGATGACATCGAGCTGACACATGAGCTGACAATATTCTCCGATTTGGGTTCCGGACAGAGAATCGATACGAACGCCAAAAATGGCCAGAAGATCATCATCCTGGACCACCACCCTCCCCTCAGGGACCTTGACTATAGGGAAGGCAAGGACTACACATACCTTGAAATCAATCCTATTCATCATGGAATTGACGGCTCATATTGCGTGTGCGGAGGGGGACTGTGCTATTTCCTTTCAAAGGAATTCGGTTATGATGACCTAAGCTGGATTGGACTACTCTCAGCAGTGGGAGACATGCAAAACACAACCACCGGCCATTTCGAGGGTCTGAATGAGATTATCCAGCAGGACGCAATCGACGGAGGATACCTTGAAGTGAACAAAAACGACCTCAACATCTATGGAAGGCAGACACGACCGTTATTCGTGGCCTTATCCTATTTCAGTGACGTCAAGCTTCCGATAACAAACAACACCAATGAGACCATGGCGGTTTTGGAGGAACTTGGAATTGAGGAAAAGCACAAGAGAAAAACATTGGGTCAACTTACAATGGAGGATAAGCAAAAGCTTTACCAGTATCTGTCAAGAAGCATTTCCCAGGCCGTTCCGGGCAAATATGTGAAATACATCTCAAGGCTCATACTTGGGGATTCCTACACATTCCTACAGGAAGATAAAGGCAGTTTCCTGAGGGACGCTTCTGAATTTTCAACAGCCATGAACGCTTGCGGAAGAAACCATAAAGAGGAGATTGCCATGGAAGTGCTGAAAGGAGATAGAATCGAATCACTTGATGACCTTGAAGCGGTCAGCCTTGAACACAGACGAAACATAGCCCAGGCAATTGAAAAAGTGACTGCAGATGCTGAGTCAAATATAATTGAACTCGAAAACCTCCAATACTTTGACGGAACTGGCATTAAGCCAGAGATTGTGGGTACCATCACCGGAATGATACTAGGATATTGTAATTGGCAAAAACCAATCATAGGATTTACCCAAACAGAAAGTGACGGGCTAAAAGTTTCACTTAGATGCTCTAGACTCTTATCCTACGATGGAATACACTTCGGTAACATCATTCGTCAAGTGGCAGGTGATGTCGGAGGTACAGGAGGAGGCCATTCAATGGCTTGCGGAGCTTACATTCCTCTTGAGAAAAAAGAAGAATTTTTATCAAGATTTAACAACGAACTTAATGGAAAATTAATAAATTAA
- a CDS encoding DEAD/DEAH box helicase yields MNFNDLNISDELKNAIEDMGFSQLTPIQKQSIPHALKGKDIIGQAQTGSGKTLAFSIPILNKIFIPDRSPQAIVMCPTRELSMQVASEIEKLASKIKKFKVLAVYGGQPIGKQTRVLKKGVHVVVGTPGRVIDHIERGNLDLIGVESVVLDEADEMLEMGFREDIEIILSKIPSQRQTLLFSATIPSEIKQIAKKYQKDPEFIRIADKKKNIPKIKQYAFKCDIRDKFDGLTGLIDAYDVNLALIFCNTKKSVDYVAKHLKKQDFAVDSLHGDMTQKTRDKVMNKFKNGNISILVATDVAARGLDIDDVGVIINYDVPQNHDDYVHRIGRTARAGKSGLAFMLVSKDEVQRFKNIQKANNTKIIERELPTPQELNEIKNRQILKNAERVIKNENIEEYIEIIKQYSSNDSYLEISASLLKMMSEK; encoded by the coding sequence ATGAATTTCAATGATTTAAACATTTCAGACGAACTGAAAAATGCCATTGAGGATATGGGCTTTTCTCAATTGACTCCAATTCAAAAACAGTCAATACCTCATGCTTTAAAGGGCAAGGACATTATCGGTCAGGCCCAGACAGGTTCGGGCAAAACCCTGGCCTTCAGCATACCTATTCTCAATAAAATTTTCATTCCCGACAGGTCCCCTCAGGCCATTGTCATGTGTCCGACAAGGGAGCTGTCCATGCAGGTTGCCTCTGAAATCGAGAAACTTGCATCCAAGATTAAAAAGTTCAAGGTGCTTGCCGTCTATGGAGGACAGCCAATCGGAAAGCAGACAAGGGTGCTGAAGAAGGGAGTCCATGTTGTTGTCGGAACTCCCGGCCGTGTAATCGACCATATCGAAAGGGGAAACCTGGATTTGATTGGTGTTGAAAGCGTTGTGCTTGACGAGGCCGACGAGATGCTTGAGATGGGTTTCAGGGAGGACATTGAGATAATCCTTTCAAAAATCCCTTCACAAAGGCAGACACTACTGTTTTCAGCAACAATACCGTCTGAAATAAAGCAGATTGCAAAGAAATATCAAAAGGACCCTGAATTCATCAGGATTGCCGATAAGAAGAAAAACATTCCAAAAATCAAGCAATACGCATTCAAGTGCGATATAAGGGATAAGTTCGACGGATTGACAGGGCTGATTGATGCCTATGACGTCAATCTGGCATTGATATTCTGCAACACCAAGAAGAGTGTGGATTATGTTGCAAAACATTTGAAAAAGCAGGATTTTGCCGTTGACAGTCTACATGGGGACATGACCCAGAAGACACGCGACAAGGTGATGAACAAGTTCAAGAATGGCAATATTTCTATTCTAGTTGCCACCGATGTGGCGGCGCGTGGCCTGGACATTGACGATGTGGGTGTCATAATAAATTACGATGTCCCTCAAAATCATGACGATTATGTTCACCGAATTGGAAGAACCGCCAGGGCAGGCAAAAGCGGTCTTGCATTCATGCTGGTTTCAAAGGATGAAGTTCAGCGCTTTAAGAATATCCAGAAGGCAAACAACACCAAAATCATTGAAAGGGAATTGCCCACGCCTCAGGAATTAAATGAAATCAAAAATAGGCAAATATTGAAAAATGCTGAAAGAGTAATAAAAAATGAGAATATTGAAGAATATATTGAAATAATTAAGCAATATTCTTCAAACGATAGCTATTTGGAGATATCCGCAAGCCTGTTGAAAATGATGAGTGAAAAATAA
- a CDS encoding flavodoxin family protein, producing MSKKVIVISSSPRKGQNSDTLCDEFVRGALDAGHDAVKYFLEDIEFSSCKACYACKTPEMKCVQDDGIAPILEDMLEADVVVYATPVYYYEMCGTLKMFFDRCYPVFRHLENQDYYIIMAAGSSCGDALIGIKSFIGFSVNPNIREVFEVFGNVKSQKDVLKEVYEAGKNC from the coding sequence ATGAGTAAGAAGGTAATTGTAATAAGTTCATCCCCAAGAAAGGGGCAAAATTCAGATACATTATGTGATGAATTCGTCAGGGGAGCCCTTGATGCAGGTCACGATGCCGTGAAATACTTTTTGGAGGACATTGAATTCTCATCATGCAAGGCATGCTATGCCTGCAAGACCCCTGAGATGAAATGCGTTCAGGACGATGGAATCGCACCGATTCTTGAGGACATGCTCGAAGCTGACGTGGTGGTCTACGCAACTCCTGTCTATTACTATGAGATGTGCGGAACCCTGAAGATGTTTTTCGACAGGTGCTATCCTGTATTCAGGCATCTGGAAAATCAGGACTACTACATCATCATGGCTGCAGGAAGCAGTTGCGGCGATGCTTTGATTGGCATTAAAAGCTTCATCGGCTTTTCAGTTAATCCAAATATAAGGGAAGTCTTCGAAGTCTTTGGAAACGTCAAATCACAAAAGGATGTTTTAAAAGAAGTTTATGAAGCAGGTAAAAACTGTTAA
- a CDS encoding DUF3100 domain-containing protein codes for MHEVQKYGKHMHEQKFKEQRMRAINRFKLHRYRRRADVIIKRRPPWRENLLNIVVLILVIISMSIGVIEIKITDTISFLLLPLIYALVLGLALFLAKPFKYIDVEQAKVAEGAMVILIGVLICKLAISSGQSIGVILKVGPALILQLLGDLGTLIALPVALLLGFRREVIGMASSICREPNLAIIIDKYGFKSPEARGVLAIFVIGSIIGTPFISFLSSMCVSIIPFHPYAFAMASGIGSASMNAAALVPLVHMNPGMATQLEAFAGCSNILSFCLGIYMCLFISLPLAEKLYKWLSPVLGDGSASIADSEYDESEDVEDDSVDGLSFGKLKRWSTLLLAFSIIVAVGSVVGYHVSFVDAFIAMIIISVITIIGMSLERIFPFHVPSIIFISLIGLIVAIPGVPTADFVTHYVSQVELTTICTAFLAYVGISIGKDWEAFKKIGWRGIIVALIVICGTYLGSATIANITLFLTGMI; via the coding sequence ATGCATGAGGTTCAGAAGTACGGCAAACACATGCATGAGCAGAAATTTAAAGAACAGCGCATGCGTGCAATAAATAGATTTAAACTTCACAGATACAGAAGACGAGCGGATGTTATAATCAAAAGGAGGCCTCCATGGAGAGAGAACCTTTTAAATATTGTAGTGTTGATTCTGGTTATCATTTCAATGTCCATTGGTGTCATAGAGATTAAGATTACTGACACAATCAGTTTTTTATTATTGCCTTTAATCTACGCTTTGGTATTGGGTTTAGCCCTCTTTTTGGCAAAGCCATTTAAATATATTGATGTTGAACAGGCTAAGGTGGCTGAGGGGGCCATGGTCATACTTATTGGTGTTTTGATATGTAAGCTGGCTATTTCAAGTGGCCAGTCCATCGGCGTCATTTTAAAGGTGGGTCCCGCTTTAATCCTTCAGCTTCTGGGTGATTTGGGAACTCTTATAGCATTGCCGGTTGCATTGCTTTTAGGTTTTAGAAGAGAGGTAATCGGTATGGCAAGTTCAATCTGTCGTGAACCTAACCTGGCAATCATCATTGACAAATACGGTTTCAAATCTCCTGAGGCACGTGGGGTTCTGGCCATTTTCGTAATCGGATCAATTATCGGTACTCCTTTCATCAGTTTCCTGTCAAGTATGTGTGTTTCAATTATACCTTTCCACCCTTATGCCTTTGCAATGGCATCAGGTATAGGAAGTGCAAGTATGAATGCTGCGGCATTGGTTCCGCTGGTGCATATGAATCCGGGCATGGCTACCCAGCTGGAAGCTTTTGCAGGATGCAGTAACATTCTCTCATTCTGTCTGGGAATTTACATGTGTCTTTTCATTTCATTGCCTCTTGCGGAAAAATTGTATAAGTGGCTGTCTCCGGTTTTAGGTGACGGCAGCGCAAGCATTGCTGATAGTGAATATGATGAAAGTGAGGATGTTGAAGACGATTCAGTGGACGGTTTGAGTTTCGGAAAACTTAAAAGATGGTCAACATTGCTTTTGGCATTTTCAATCATTGTGGCCGTTGGTAGTGTTGTAGGTTATCATGTGTCATTTGTTGATGCGTTCATTGCAATGATTATCATTTCAGTCATTACAATCATAGGTATGTCTCTTGAAAGGATTTTCCCTTTCCACGTTCCATCAATCATCTTTATAAGTTTAATTGGTTTGATCGTGGCCATACCGGGCGTTCCGACTGCTGATTTCGTTACTCATTACGTTTCCCAAGTCGAACTGACCACCATCTGTACCGCATTCCTTGCTTATGTCGGTATTTCAATCGGTAAGGACTGGGAGGCATTTAAGAAAATCGGTTGGAGAGGAATCATTGTTGCTTTGATTGTAATCTGCGGAACTTATCTTGGTTCAGCAACAATTGCAAACATAACATTATTCTTAACAGGTATGATCTAA
- a CDS encoding flavodoxin, translated as MSNVLVAYFSASGVTKRVAENIADENGYDLFEIKPVEPYTAADLDYMDKKSRSTIEMNDREFRPPIVESCDVSQYDTVVIGFPVWWYTAPTIINTFIESVDLSGKTIKAFCTSGGTGIDGCVNDLKNAYPELNFAKGMRFMGNVSAAKEWIENE; from the coding sequence ATGAGTAATGTATTGGTAGCATACTTCTCCGCAAGCGGAGTAACCAAAAGAGTGGCTGAAAATATAGCAGACGAAAACGGCTATGATTTGTTTGAAATCAAGCCTGTGGAACCGTACACTGCCGCTGACTTGGATTATATGGATAAAAAATCAAGATCAACAATTGAAATGAATGACAGGGAATTCAGGCCACCTATTGTAGAGTCATGTGACGTGAGCCAGTATGATACTGTCGTCATCGGATTTCCAGTATGGTGGTACACCGCACCTACAATCATCAACACCTTCATTGAAAGCGTTGATTTGAGCGGAAAGACCATCAAGGCCTTCTGCACCTCAGGAGGAACAGGAATCGACGGATGTGTCAATGACCTGAAAAACGCATATCCTGAACTCAACTTCGCAAAGGGAATGAGATTCATGGGCAATGTGAGTGCTGCAAAGGAATGGATTGAAAATGAGTAA
- a CDS encoding SPL family radical SAM protein: MHYVTAKGIFTSDYGINMYRGCTHGCIYCDSRSKIYQMNHKFEDIEVKENAIELLKKELIKRKPCMIGTGAMTDPYIPLESRLEFVRKALKLVYRYGFGWACITKSDLVLRDIDLLRKINEKTKAVVQVTITTADDELCRLVEPNVCPTSRRVEVLNKLNEANIPTVVWLCPILPHINDTEENINAILDWCIDANVKGVLNMGMGLSLREGNREYFYEMLDERFPGVKEKYIDEFGDSYFIHSKDNRRLRSILRKRCEENGIMHNQDEIFSYMHEFPEKSVQSKLL; this comes from the coding sequence ATGCATTATGTAACTGCAAAGGGCATTTTCACATCTGATTATGGAATCAACATGTACCGTGGCTGCACCCACGGATGCATATACTGCGATTCAAGAAGCAAGATTTATCAGATGAACCATAAGTTTGAGGACATCGAGGTTAAGGAGAATGCCATTGAACTGCTGAAAAAGGAGCTCATCAAGCGCAAGCCCTGCATGATTGGAACCGGCGCAATGACCGACCCGTACATTCCTCTTGAAAGTAGACTGGAGTTTGTTCGAAAGGCCCTCAAGCTGGTTTACAGATACGGATTCGGATGGGCATGCATCACAAAATCCGATTTGGTGCTGAGGGACATTGACCTTCTTAGGAAAATCAACGAAAAGACAAAGGCGGTGGTTCAGGTGACCATAACCACAGCCGACGATGAGCTGTGCAGGCTTGTCGAGCCCAATGTATGTCCCACATCCCGCCGTGTTGAAGTCTTGAATAAGCTCAATGAGGCAAACATTCCCACAGTGGTCTGGCTATGCCCGATATTGCCCCACATAAACGACACCGAGGAAAACATCAATGCGATTCTTGACTGGTGCATCGATGCCAATGTCAAGGGAGTGCTGAACATGGGAATGGGCCTGTCCTTGAGGGAAGGAAACAGGGAGTACTTCTATGAGATGCTTGACGAGAGGTTCCCCGGCGTGAAGGAGAAATATATCGATGAATTTGGAGATAGCTATTTCATCCACAGCAAGGACAACCGCAGATTGAGGTCGATTTTAAGGAAAAGGTGTGAGGAAAATGGAATAATGCATAATCAGGATGAGATATTCTCATATATGCACGAGTTTCCGGAAAAATCCGTTCAATCAAAATTATTATAA
- the metK gene encoding methionine adenosyltransferase: MSEVYRTFTSESVTQGHPDKVADIISDAILDAYMAGDKNSHVACETCVTTDFAMVFGEITSNTDLSDEDIEKIIRDTIIEIGYDKPELEFDGHSCEVKNRLHAQSQDINQGVDRGDEETGAGDQGMMFGFATNETDSLMPYPIDLARKLTNKLTELRESGELPYLRPDGKAQVSVNYDKDGNVLSLDAVVLSTQHDESMSDNQEQLHEDIKEKLFKAVIPEKLMTPDTKYHINPTGKFEIGGPHGDAGLTGRKIIVDTYGGYARHGGGAFSGKDCTKVDRSACYMARYIAKNIVASGLAEKCEIQVSYAIGVAEPTSIMVDAFGTENKIDDISFEDIVRENFKLTPDGIIETLGLRDTQYKQTAKYGHFGIEGLPWEKTDKADDLKKYLKN, translated from the coding sequence ATGAGCGAAGTATATAGAACATTTACATCAGAATCCGTAACTCAAGGACACCCAGATAAGGTTGCAGACATAATCTCTGATGCAATATTGGATGCATATATGGCAGGAGATAAGAATTCACACGTAGCATGTGAAACCTGTGTGACAACCGATTTTGCTATGGTATTCGGTGAGATAACCTCAAACACTGATTTGTCCGATGAAGATATCGAAAAAATCATAAGGGACACAATCATTGAAATAGGTTATGACAAGCCGGAATTGGAATTTGACGGACATTCCTGTGAAGTCAAAAACAGGCTCCATGCACAATCCCAGGACATCAACCAGGGAGTTGACAGGGGAGATGAGGAAACCGGTGCAGGAGATCAGGGAATGATGTTCGGTTTTGCAACCAATGAAACCGATTCATTAATGCCATATCCAATTGATTTGGCACGTAAATTAACCAATAAGTTAACAGAACTTCGTGAAAGCGGAGAACTTCCATACTTAAGACCTGACGGTAAGGCACAAGTGTCAGTTAATTATGATAAGGATGGAAACGTATTGTCCCTTGATGCAGTGGTATTGTCCACCCAGCATGACGAGTCAATGTCAGACAATCAGGAACAATTGCACGAAGACATTAAGGAAAAGCTCTTCAAGGCAGTTATCCCTGAAAAATTGATGACTCCTGATACCAAATATCACATTAACCCAACAGGAAAATTCGAAATAGGCGGTCCGCATGGTGACGCAGGTTTGACCGGACGTAAAATCATCGTAGACACCTATGGAGGATATGCAAGACACGGTGGAGGTGCATTCTCAGGTAAGGACTGCACAAAAGTGGACAGAAGTGCATGTTACATGGCAAGATACATCGCCAAGAACATCGTTGCAAGCGGCCTTGCAGAAAAATGTGAAATCCAGGTATCCTACGCTATTGGAGTCGCCGAACCGACTTCCATCATGGTCGACGCTTTCGGAACCGAAAACAAAATAGATGACATCAGCTTTGAGGACATTGTGCGTGAAAACTTCAAGTTGACTCCTGACGGAATCATCGAAACCTTAGGTTTACGTGACACCCAATACAAACAGACCGCAAAATACGGTCACTTCGGTATTGAAGGTCTTCCATGGGAGAAAACCGACAAAGCTGACGACTTGAAAAAATATCTTAAAAATTAA
- a CDS encoding uroporphyrinogen-III synthase has product MSKPVIAITRPIDRAQKACEIVEELGGEAFLAPTLDLEPVNTESLKELVARKDELDWIVFTSPTTIVSLNKFYPGFIENLNCMLAVIGNKTGKLAEKQGVEVDLMPDDFTAEGLVEEFAKRGITDKTIGIPRTASARSTLPEGLEELGNTVILAEAYKSLFPMDDEKVKELISKIENMEIDAITFTSPLTVENFFKIADDKEKLAKLLNDNLLTVSIGPITAKVLDKYDIAYIYPDTYTVPDMMELLFEKLNG; this is encoded by the coding sequence ATGTCAAAACCCGTCATTGCAATAACAAGACCAATCGACAGGGCGCAAAAGGCCTGTGAGATTGTTGAGGAATTGGGTGGAGAAGCCTTTCTCGCACCGACACTTGATTTGGAACCGGTCAACACCGAATCCCTGAAGGAGCTGGTGGCCAGAAAAGACGAACTGGACTGGATTGTTTTCACCTCACCGACAACAATCGTTTCCCTGAACAAGTTCTATCCGGGTTTCATTGAAAATCTGAACTGCATGCTAGCAGTCATAGGTAATAAGACAGGAAAACTGGCTGAAAAGCAGGGCGTTGAGGTTGACTTGATGCCTGATGACTTTACAGCGGAAGGCCTGGTTGAAGAGTTTGCCAAAAGAGGAATAACAGACAAGACAATAGGAATTCCAAGAACCGCCTCCGCAAGATCAACCTTGCCTGAAGGATTGGAGGAGCTTGGAAACACAGTGATTCTTGCAGAAGCCTACAAGTCACTCTTCCCAATGGATGACGAGAAGGTCAAGGAACTGATTTCAAAAATCGAAAACATGGAAATTGACGCAATAACATTCACAAGCCCGCTGACAGTTGAAAACTTCTTCAAGATAGCTGACGACAAGGAAAAGCTTGCTAAATTGCTGAATGACAATCTATTGACCGTAAGCATCGGTCCGATTACCGCAAAGGTTTTGGACAAGTATGACATTGCCTACATTTACCCGGATACCTACACCGTTCCGGATATGATGGAATTATTATTCGAAAAACTAAATGGATGA
- a CDS encoding signal recognition particle subunit SRP19/SEC65 family protein → MIAIWPQYMNKNLTLNEGRKIAKDDCVSDPTINDIERALKRLNLSHSIQKENAYPGKWYEKSGRALVEWEGTKLELIRTISLEIKKMRN, encoded by the coding sequence ATGATTGCAATTTGGCCACAGTACATGAATAAAAACTTGACACTTAATGAAGGTCGTAAGATCGCAAAGGACGACTGCGTTTCAGACCCTACAATAAACGACATTGAAAGAGCACTTAAAAGACTTAACCTTTCCCACAGCATCCAAAAAGAAAACGCCTATCCTGGAAAATGGTATGAAAAGTCAGGAAGGGCGCTTGTTGAATGGGAAGGAACAAAACTCGAATTGATACGAACAATAAGCTTGGAAATTAAGAAAATGAGAAACTGA